From a region of the Zingiber officinale cultivar Zhangliang chromosome 4B, Zo_v1.1, whole genome shotgun sequence genome:
- the LOC121975966 gene encoding uncharacterized protein LOC121975966 isoform X2, giving the protein MLAMENVSRINKSHHQSSFGLVRSGYEPSDTESEWQESPWHDGLLTSGRQIAPQHHQHTRTVSPLHYNQKYFDEDNNNRTTYVPRTSSTPRRQNRFPYNPLKGGEELNFPSVGSSLRKNTSPLKASDHQRHISPYRSRYEEPIHQNHGLHHSVGKRSHRTPTRSHKLSDINPHTQFHELSVASGRSSYNANRSVSAPKSRGMEEFQVITGPAAPTRQRCSPLVNTKIHGQIGHACPRDPPITTGSDVIADKNLSRVPSYNAYDLKSIDSISPGDIFFSLDQVALAQKNSDTGVGKKDQTFSQKTQMVSESNIPSHQYSRGTNYCGQTSQSISVRGVVSQTSNNSSSISQRSNGGTSTNFFSSNTRLSKSRVSNESTKFSDDGGKVSGGFIKFAINRQKNQTDLWFSCVKGASCGKSKSPKHRTIDEASYIEKAIVVEELRQFWADKHRPRSLDEFICHRQKVQQLKQLVSPSNFPHILLKGPTGSGKKSVCLALLHELFGDSSSRVTFELKHYKVQESNPLQITVPLASSAHHLELNLRLLGKNANHALMAVVKEIAENHVLIPEISDASFKMDIKVIVLYEVDKVTENVQHLVKWIMDCYAHVCKIFICCQDGFAITDSIKSRCKIISIDAPVTHEIVEVLTQIAVRESFELSTTFAARIATKCKHNIRKSIMALEACKEHKQLIHTSWEEILVEIAAEILDDPSPRRLVLARGKFQKLLVEFVHPKLILQKLVEELLKGVERSRKREIFYWHAYYNKRLPAGTSALMKLDEFVAKFMSIHRKSLAT; this is encoded by the exons ATGCTTGCAATGGAAAATGTCTCAAGAATCAACAAATCTCATCATCAGTCTTCATTTGGACTCGTGAGAAGTGGTTATGAACCATCCGACACTGAATCAGAATGGCAGGAAAGCCCCTGGCATGATGGGCTCTTGACTTCAGGCAGGCAAATAGCTCCTCAACATCATCAGCACACTAGAACCGTTAGTCCCTTACATTATAATCAGAAATATTTTGATGAAGACAACAATAATAGGACGACATATGTTCCTAGAACCAGTTCAACCCCTAGAAGACAAAATAGGTTTCCTTATAATCCACTCAAAGGCGGCGAAGAACTTAATTTTCCATCAGTAGGTTCCAGcttaaggaagaataccagtccCCTGAAGGCCTCAGATCATCAAAGACACATTTCTCCATACAGGTCCAGGTATGAGGAACCTATTCATCAAAATCATGGGCTTCACCACTCAGTCGGAAAGAGGAGCCATAGAACACCAACCAGGTCTCACAAGTTGAGTGATATTAATCCCCATACACAATTTCATGAACTTTCAGTGGCAAGTGGCAGATCAAGTTACAATGCAAATAGGTCAGTATCTGCACCAAAATCAAGGGGAATGGAAGAATTTCAGGTTATCACTGGTCCAGCAGCACCTACAAGACAAAGATGCTCACCATTGGTCAATACCAAGATTCATGGTCAGATAGGCCATGCATGCCCAAGAGATCCTCCAATTACTACAGGAAGTGATGTGATTGCTGATAAAAATCTCTCTCGAGTTCCCTCATACAATGCGTATGATCTAAAGAGCATCGACTCAATTTCACCTGGTGATATCTTCTTTTCACTAGATCAAGTAGCTTTGGCTCAGAAAAATTCTGATACTGGTGTGGGCAAAAAAGACCAAACTTTTAGTCAGAAAACGCAGATGGTTTCAGAAAGTAATATACCTAGCCATCAGTACTCTAGAGGGACAAATTATTGTGGTCAAACTTCTCAGAGCATTTCAGTTCGTGGTGTTGTGTCACAAACAAGCAATAACTCCAGTTCTATTAGTCAGCGTAGTAATGGTGGAACGAGCACTAATTTTTTCTCTTCTAATACTCGGCTGAGCAAGAGCAGGGTCAGTAATGAAAGTACCAAGTTTAGTGATGATGGTGGAAAAGTTTCTGGAGGTTTTATTAAGTTTGCAATTAACCGACAGAAAAACCAAACAGATTTATGGTTTTCCTGTGTTAAGGGAGCTTCATGTGGGAAGTCAAAGTCACCAAAACATAGGACAATTGATGAAGCTTCTTACATTGAGAAGGCGATTGTGGTAGAAGAATTGAGGCAATTTTGGGCTGATAAGCATCGTCCAAGATCACTGGATGAGTTCATCTGTCATAGACAGAAAGTGCAGCAGCTTAAACAACTT GTCTCTCCAAGCAACTTTCCTCATATTCTTCTCAAAGGACCAACTGGCTCTGGAAAGAAATCTGTGTGTTTGGCTTTGCTACACGAACTGTTTGGTGATTCATCTTCAAGA GTCACTTTTGAGTTAAAACATTACAAAGTCCAG GAGTCAAATCCATTGCAAATTACAGTCCCATTAGCATCAAGTGCTCATCATTTGGAACTTAATTTGAGGTTGCTAGGGAAGAATGCTAACCATGCTTTAATGGCTGTTGTGAAGGAGATAGCTGAAAATCACGTGCTTATACCCGAAATTAGCGATGCAAGTTTTAAGATGGACATTAAAG TGATTGTTCTTTATGAGGTCGACAAAGTAACAGAAAATGTTCAGCACTTAGTAAAATGGATAATGGATTGTTATGCTCATGTATGCAAGATCTTCATATGTTGTCAAGATGGCTTTGCTATTACTGATTCCATTAAGAGCAGATGCAAAATTATTAGCATTGATGCCCCAGTTACGCATGAG ATAGTGGAGGTTTTAACTCAGATTGCAGTGAGGGAGAGCTTTGAGTTGTCAACAACATTTGCTGCCAGAATTGCAACTAAATGCAAACACAACATAAGGAAGTCAATAATGGCCCTTGAAGCATGTAAAGAACACAA GCAACTAATACATACTAGCTGGGAGGAGATTTTAGTTGAAATTGCAGCAGAGATTTTAGATGATCCATCACCAAGAAG GTTAGTTTTGGCTCGAGGGAAGTTTCAGAAGTTGCTTGTGGAATTTGTTCACCCGAAGTTGATTCTCCAA AAACTTGTGGAAGAATTGCTCAAGGGAGTAGAACGCAGTAGGAAAAGGGAGATCTTTTATTGGCATGCGTACTAC AACAAGAGGTTGCCTGCTGGAACAAGTGCACTGATGAAATTAGACG AATTCGTAGCCAAGTTTATGAGCATTCACAGGAAGAGTTTAGCAACATAG
- the LOC121975966 gene encoding uncharacterized protein LOC121975966 isoform X1 — protein MLAMENVSRINKSHHQSSFGLVRSGYEPSDTESEWQESPWHDGLLTSGRQIAPQHHQHTRTVSPLHYNQKYFDEDNNNRTTYVPRTSSTPRRQNRFPYNPLKGGEELNFPSVGSSLRKNTSPLKASDHQRHISPYRSRYEEPIHQNHGLHHSVGKRSHRTPTRSHKLSDINPHTQFHELSVASGRSSYNANRSVSAPKSRGMEEFQVITGPAAPTRQRCSPLVNTKIHGQIGHACPRDPPITTGSDVIADKNLSRVPSYNAYDLKSIDSISPGDIFFSLDQVALAQKNSDTGVGKKDQTFSQKTQMVSESNIPSHQYSRGTNYCGQTSQSISVRGVVSQTSNNSSSISQRSNGGTSTNFFSSNTRLSKSRVSNESTKFSDDGGKVSGGFIKFAINRQKNQTDLWFSCVKGASCGKSKSPKHRTIDEASYIEKAIVVEELRQFWADKHRPRSLDEFICHRQKVQQLKQLVSPSNFPHILLKGPTGSGKKSVCLALLHELFGDSSSRVTFELKHYKVQESNPLQITVPLASSAHHLELNLRLLGKNANHALMAVVKEIAENHVLIPEISDASFKMDIKVIVLYEVDKVTENVQHLVKWIMDCYAHVCKIFICCQDGFAITDSIKSRCKIISIDAPVTHEIVEVLTQIAVRESFELSTTFAARIATKCKHNIRKSIMALEACKEHNYPFMDRQLIHTSWEEILVEIAAEILDDPSPRRLVLARGKFQKLLVEFVHPKLILQKLVEELLKGVERSRKREIFYWHAYYNKRLPAGTSALMKLDEFVAKFMSIHRKSLAT, from the exons ATGCTTGCAATGGAAAATGTCTCAAGAATCAACAAATCTCATCATCAGTCTTCATTTGGACTCGTGAGAAGTGGTTATGAACCATCCGACACTGAATCAGAATGGCAGGAAAGCCCCTGGCATGATGGGCTCTTGACTTCAGGCAGGCAAATAGCTCCTCAACATCATCAGCACACTAGAACCGTTAGTCCCTTACATTATAATCAGAAATATTTTGATGAAGACAACAATAATAGGACGACATATGTTCCTAGAACCAGTTCAACCCCTAGAAGACAAAATAGGTTTCCTTATAATCCACTCAAAGGCGGCGAAGAACTTAATTTTCCATCAGTAGGTTCCAGcttaaggaagaataccagtccCCTGAAGGCCTCAGATCATCAAAGACACATTTCTCCATACAGGTCCAGGTATGAGGAACCTATTCATCAAAATCATGGGCTTCACCACTCAGTCGGAAAGAGGAGCCATAGAACACCAACCAGGTCTCACAAGTTGAGTGATATTAATCCCCATACACAATTTCATGAACTTTCAGTGGCAAGTGGCAGATCAAGTTACAATGCAAATAGGTCAGTATCTGCACCAAAATCAAGGGGAATGGAAGAATTTCAGGTTATCACTGGTCCAGCAGCACCTACAAGACAAAGATGCTCACCATTGGTCAATACCAAGATTCATGGTCAGATAGGCCATGCATGCCCAAGAGATCCTCCAATTACTACAGGAAGTGATGTGATTGCTGATAAAAATCTCTCTCGAGTTCCCTCATACAATGCGTATGATCTAAAGAGCATCGACTCAATTTCACCTGGTGATATCTTCTTTTCACTAGATCAAGTAGCTTTGGCTCAGAAAAATTCTGATACTGGTGTGGGCAAAAAAGACCAAACTTTTAGTCAGAAAACGCAGATGGTTTCAGAAAGTAATATACCTAGCCATCAGTACTCTAGAGGGACAAATTATTGTGGTCAAACTTCTCAGAGCATTTCAGTTCGTGGTGTTGTGTCACAAACAAGCAATAACTCCAGTTCTATTAGTCAGCGTAGTAATGGTGGAACGAGCACTAATTTTTTCTCTTCTAATACTCGGCTGAGCAAGAGCAGGGTCAGTAATGAAAGTACCAAGTTTAGTGATGATGGTGGAAAAGTTTCTGGAGGTTTTATTAAGTTTGCAATTAACCGACAGAAAAACCAAACAGATTTATGGTTTTCCTGTGTTAAGGGAGCTTCATGTGGGAAGTCAAAGTCACCAAAACATAGGACAATTGATGAAGCTTCTTACATTGAGAAGGCGATTGTGGTAGAAGAATTGAGGCAATTTTGGGCTGATAAGCATCGTCCAAGATCACTGGATGAGTTCATCTGTCATAGACAGAAAGTGCAGCAGCTTAAACAACTT GTCTCTCCAAGCAACTTTCCTCATATTCTTCTCAAAGGACCAACTGGCTCTGGAAAGAAATCTGTGTGTTTGGCTTTGCTACACGAACTGTTTGGTGATTCATCTTCAAGA GTCACTTTTGAGTTAAAACATTACAAAGTCCAG GAGTCAAATCCATTGCAAATTACAGTCCCATTAGCATCAAGTGCTCATCATTTGGAACTTAATTTGAGGTTGCTAGGGAAGAATGCTAACCATGCTTTAATGGCTGTTGTGAAGGAGATAGCTGAAAATCACGTGCTTATACCCGAAATTAGCGATGCAAGTTTTAAGATGGACATTAAAG TGATTGTTCTTTATGAGGTCGACAAAGTAACAGAAAATGTTCAGCACTTAGTAAAATGGATAATGGATTGTTATGCTCATGTATGCAAGATCTTCATATGTTGTCAAGATGGCTTTGCTATTACTGATTCCATTAAGAGCAGATGCAAAATTATTAGCATTGATGCCCCAGTTACGCATGAG ATAGTGGAGGTTTTAACTCAGATTGCAGTGAGGGAGAGCTTTGAGTTGTCAACAACATTTGCTGCCAGAATTGCAACTAAATGCAAACACAACATAAGGAAGTCAATAATGGCCCTTGAAGCATGTAAAGAACACAA TTATCCCTTCATGGATAGGCAACTAATACATACTAGCTGGGAGGAGATTTTAGTTGAAATTGCAGCAGAGATTTTAGATGATCCATCACCAAGAAG GTTAGTTTTGGCTCGAGGGAAGTTTCAGAAGTTGCTTGTGGAATTTGTTCACCCGAAGTTGATTCTCCAA AAACTTGTGGAAGAATTGCTCAAGGGAGTAGAACGCAGTAGGAAAAGGGAGATCTTTTATTGGCATGCGTACTAC AACAAGAGGTTGCCTGCTGGAACAAGTGCACTGATGAAATTAGACG AATTCGTAGCCAAGTTTATGAGCATTCACAGGAAGAGTTTAGCAACATAG